From a single Methanomicrobium sp. W14 genomic region:
- a CDS encoding PAS domain-containing protein, which translates to MSGTAKKTEIASEILCKMLASHAVIPQGEAEAGEPEECPFAEQLMEIFVLSPEKVFFVSSPSKEIVYVNPAMEKWLSSYGLKALNSRISDIFSPGELYKFCLKDITVPEDCSAGKKISVLLKTEGIQKAELTAVDISGGKYSLILVYAKEISGTRTNKRALRESEVQCSSAINAIRDGVVVVDSDMNITMCNKAFSSVVSSGSLSGEVLGKKLGEVAGFLTGKLGLEYKFVFTSGESLDNTVKYRHEGGLTYYEVIKSPVFGNDHVVQVVTILRDRTQNYNLEELKKEAFFQIEKNMEQFAILNDHIRNPLQAIVGLADLYGGDMGSKIISQAHEINDIVTRLDTGWIESEKVRDMLSKHYGITLKRRPNVESPIGMLKTNEVY; encoded by the coding sequence TTGTCCGGGACAGCAAAGAAAACTGAAATTGCATCAGAAATTCTTTGCAAAATGCTTGCATCTCATGCCGTAATTCCGCAGGGTGAGGCTGAAGCAGGGGAGCCTGAAGAGTGCCCTTTTGCGGAGCAGTTAATGGAAATTTTTGTTTTATCCCCTGAAAAGGTATTTTTTGTCTCATCTCCTTCAAAAGAGATTGTATATGTAAACCCTGCGATGGAAAAATGGCTTTCGTCATACGGTTTAAAGGCATTAAACAGCAGAATCTCCGATATTTTTTCACCTGGTGAATTGTATAAATTCTGTCTAAAAGATATAACGGTACCGGAGGACTGTTCTGCTGGAAAAAAGATCTCTGTTCTTTTAAAGACAGAAGGCATTCAAAAAGCAGAACTTACGGCTGTTGATATATCCGGCGGAAAATATTCACTTATTCTGGTTTATGCAAAGGAAATTTCGGGTACCAGGACAAATAAAAGGGCTCTGCGTGAATCAGAAGTCCAGTGCAGTTCGGCCATTAATGCGATTCGCGATGGAGTTGTTGTTGTTGACAGCGACATGAATATTACAATGTGCAACAAGGCCTTCTCGTCTGTTGTGTCGTCAGGAAGCCTTTCCGGGGAGGTTCTGGGTAAAAAACTCGGGGAAGTGGCCGGTTTTCTTACCGGAAAACTTGGTCTGGAATATAAATTTGTATTTACTTCCGGGGAATCTCTTGACAATACGGTGAAATACAGGCATGAAGGTGGTCTTACATACTACGAAGTTATAAAGAGCCCTGTTTTTGGCAATGACCATGTGGTTCAGGTTGTTACAATACTGCGGGACAGGACGCAGAATTATAATCTTGAAGAGCTAAAAAAAGAGGCTTTTTTCCAGATTGAAAAAAATATGGAGCAGTTTGCAATATTAAACGATCATATAAGAAATCCTCTCCAGGCAATTGTAGGCCTTGCAGACCTTTACGGCGGAGACATGGGCAGTAAAATTATCTCCCAGGCCCACGAGATAAATGATATTGTGACGAGGCTTGACACAGGCTGGATAGAATCCGAAAAGGTAAGGGATATGCTTTCAAAACATTATGGAATTACACTGAAACGCCGCCCGAATGTGGAAAGCCCCATCGGAATGCTCAAAACCAATGAGGTATACTGA
- a CDS encoding M48 family metallopeptidase, whose protein sequence is MILDGIEVSVVRKPVKYVRISVLSDCSVKIVAPEGFEAEKVFYEKKNWILKKIKQKTEIFNQNQENSGMMLFFGSYFTLFSGNSCCFDYENMTVEYPSVREFKKYVRKKLAEDLDKKTADVSARMEVKYSGFGIRRQKSRWASCSSSGSLNFNLRIAALPDYLREYIVVHELAHIIEHNHSKAFWRVVEMFCPEYRKYRKELSGYWFLIENNRIWRILLE, encoded by the coding sequence ATGATTCTTGATGGCATTGAAGTATCGGTCGTGAGAAAGCCTGTAAAATATGTACGTATTTCTGTTCTTTCAGACTGTTCTGTAAAGATTGTCGCACCAGAAGGTTTTGAAGCAGAAAAAGTCTTTTATGAAAAAAAGAACTGGATTTTAAAAAAAATAAAACAGAAAACCGAGATATTTAACCAGAATCAGGAAAATTCCGGTATGATGCTTTTTTTCGGGTCTTATTTCACGCTTTTTTCAGGTAATTCCTGTTGTTTTGATTATGAAAACATGACCGTGGAATATCCTTCTGTACGTGAATTCAAAAAGTATGTCAGGAAAAAACTGGCGGAAGACCTTGACAAAAAGACTGCCGATGTATCGGCACGCATGGAAGTTAAATATTCAGGATTTGGCATAAGGCGCCAGAAAAGCAGATGGGCAAGCTGTTCGTCTTCAGGCTCGCTTAATTTTAACCTTCGAATAGCAGCCCTCCCTGACTATTTAAGAGAATATATCGTAGTCCACGAGCTGGCGCACATAATTGAACATAACCACTCGAAAGCTTTCTGGAGGGTTGTCGAAATGTTCTGTCCTGAATACAGGAAGTACCGTAAGGAACTTTCAGGTTACTGGTTTTTAATAGAGAACAACAGAATCTGGAGAATTCTTCTGGAATGA
- a CDS encoding adenylyltransferase/cytidyltransferase family protein, with amino-acid sequence MTRIVATGTFDILHPGHIYYLTESKKLGDELYVIIARDHNIKHKPKPVIPEEQRLFMVSSLGVVDNARLGDIEDMLKPIEDIKPDIITIGFNQYFDIEKLKAKLEERGIKAEVVKISGYKEDNGFSSSRSIMHQILKKRCHNKPSGEKNNITTG; translated from the coding sequence ATGACAAGAATTGTTGCAACAGGGACTTTTGATATCCTGCACCCCGGTCACATATACTACCTTACGGAATCAAAAAAACTGGGCGACGAACTCTATGTAATAATCGCAAGAGACCATAATATAAAGCACAAGCCAAAGCCCGTTATCCCGGAGGAGCAGCGGCTTTTCATGGTCAGTTCACTCGGAGTCGTCGACAATGCACGTCTTGGCGATATAGAAGACATGTTAAAGCCGATAGAAGATATAAAACCTGACATAATCACGATCGGTTTCAACCAGTACTTCGATATTGAAAAACTTAAAGCAAAACTTGAAGAAAGGGGAATCAAAGCTGAAGTGGTAAAAATTTCCGGGTATAAGGAAGACAATGGTTTTTCAAGCTCAAGAAGCATTATGCATCAGATTCTAAAAAAACGCTGCCACAACAAGCCCTCCGGCGAAAAAAATAACATAACTACTGGCTGA
- a CDS encoding Mov34/MPN/PAD-1 family protein yields MPDIRIKTEVLKTLLELGKSQHPNEFLAILKEKDGIIHELELAPGTISGRSSARFDTFMLPLGTNTAGSAHSHPSGAVRPSDADLRFFPKVGRYHIIVGAPYTEMTWKCFRANGEPYDLEVI; encoded by the coding sequence ATGCCGGACATCAGGATTAAAACAGAAGTTCTGAAGACGCTTCTTGAACTTGGTAAAAGTCAGCACCCTAATGAGTTTCTGGCAATTTTAAAGGAAAAAGACGGCATTATCCACGAACTGGAACTTGCTCCCGGAACCATTTCCGGAAGGTCAAGCGCCCGTTTTGACACATTTATGCTGCCGCTTGGGACAAACACTGCAGGGAGCGCCCACTCGCACCCAAGCGGTGCTGTAAGACCGTCTGATGCGGACTTAAGATTCTTCCCGAAAGTAGGAAGATACCACATAATCGTAGGAGCGCCGTACACAGAGATGACATGGAAATGCTTCAGGGCAAACGGCGAACCCTACGACCTGGAGGTAATATGA
- a CDS encoding universal stress protein, translating to MYSKILVAIDGSESSVKALKKAINIASSWNANLYGLYAINVGIYGTSIVDPSLGVSDPSSDKIFDLLKTEGNEILKNAKKIASEANYPVEFISRFGDARDTILEYASDISADLIIVGSTGKGKAQRFLLGSVSSAVVVNSKISVLVVR from the coding sequence ATGTACTCTAAAATTCTGGTAGCAATCGACGGCTCTGAATCTTCCGTAAAAGCCCTTAAAAAGGCTATAAATATAGCATCTTCGTGGAATGCAAATCTTTACGGGTTATATGCCATAAATGTGGGCATATACGGGACATCAATAGTTGACCCATCACTCGGAGTGTCAGACCCTTCCTCTGACAAAATATTTGACCTTCTTAAGACTGAAGGCAATGAAATCCTTAAAAATGCAAAAAAAATTGCCTCGGAGGCAAACTATCCTGTCGAGTTTATATCCCGGTTCGGTGACGCCAGAGACACTATTCTTGAGTATGCTTCTGATATTTCTGCGGATCTCATTATAGTCGGTTCTACAGGAAAGGGAAAAGCACAAAGGTTCCTTCTCGGGAGTGTGAGCTCTGCTGTTGTAGTGAACAGCAAAATCTCAGTCCTTGTAGTCAGGTAA
- a CDS encoding dihydropteroate synthase-like protein translates to MKILLPTGSLAYPIVKEASKGFDVRITVSGKIAAFLTPATLKRLVLEEPCDMVLVSGMCSADFSGVERETGVPVFMGPRHAADLGIVLGALDSLILSKSVPADELISESKKRDAYDKLETLEKEADYDFEVKGLKIGKKSRIKVLAEIMDAHKQKKLKEIVEYFFKSGADIVDLGFGFDASPEDVAETFESLKNVKGIFACDTQDPGLIRTAIPYADIFLSLHENNIPLVAGEIAKAQKTVVIVPLEKSLDENINEAKDAGIEKIIADPLLQPAGSGLVKSLEGFRSCKTPLFFGAGNVTELIDADSPGVNALLAGMAKELNASVIFTSEHSDKTKGSVREMRRAVEMMALMTDRPYPKDLGISLFCIKEKRRRITPTLDYKKEIFVDNISRHTTNDPAGNVKIGTEGEYIVAVHKGTAFKAKKWQDIFDALMESDRVSLLDHAAYLGKELYKAELSIKFNRSFDQDGHF, encoded by the coding sequence ATGAAGATTCTCCTGCCAACAGGCTCTCTTGCATACCCAATCGTTAAAGAGGCCTCAAAAGGCTTTGACGTAAGAATCACGGTATCCGGAAAAATCGCGGCATTCTTAACACCTGCAACATTAAAGCGACTTGTTCTTGAAGAACCATGCGACATGGTTCTTGTTTCAGGGATGTGCTCTGCCGATTTTTCGGGGGTTGAAAGGGAAACAGGAGTACCGGTATTTATGGGGCCGCGCCATGCGGCCGACCTGGGAATTGTCCTGGGAGCACTTGACAGCCTCATACTTTCAAAAAGTGTCCCGGCAGACGAACTCATCTCGGAGAGCAAAAAAAGGGATGCTTACGACAAACTTGAAACCCTTGAAAAAGAAGCAGATTACGATTTTGAGGTAAAAGGACTTAAAATCGGAAAAAAATCAAGAATCAAGGTTCTTGCAGAGATTATGGACGCCCATAAACAGAAAAAACTTAAAGAGATAGTTGAATATTTTTTTAAATCAGGAGCGGATATAGTTGACCTCGGGTTCGGTTTTGATGCATCTCCTGAGGATGTGGCAGAGACATTTGAGTCGCTGAAAAACGTAAAAGGAATATTTGCCTGCGATACCCAGGACCCGGGCCTTATCAGAACCGCAATACCCTATGCAGACATATTTCTCTCGCTCCACGAGAACAACATTCCTCTTGTCGCGGGAGAAATTGCAAAAGCTCAAAAAACCGTCGTTATAGTTCCTCTTGAAAAAAGCCTTGATGAAAATATAAATGAAGCAAAAGATGCCGGAATTGAAAAAATTATTGCCGATCCCCTGCTTCAGCCTGCCGGATCAGGTCTTGTAAAATCTCTTGAAGGTTTCCGCAGTTGTAAAACACCGCTTTTTTTCGGTGCAGGAAACGTGACCGAACTGATTGACGCGGACTCTCCGGGTGTCAACGCACTCCTTGCAGGCATGGCAAAAGAGTTAAATGCATCGGTTATATTTACAAGTGAACACTCTGACAAAACAAAAGGAAGTGTCCGTGAAATGAGACGGGCTGTTGAAATGATGGCTTTGATGACAGACAGGCCATACCCCAAAGACCTTGGAATATCCCTTTTCTGCATAAAGGAAAAGCGCAGAAGAATTACACCTACGCTTGATTATAAAAAAGAAATATTTGTCGACAATATTTCCCGCCATACTACAAACGACCCTGCCGGAAACGTCAAAATCGGAACCGAGGGGGAATACATCGTTGCAGTCCATAAAGGAACTGCCTTCAAGGCAAAAAAATGGCAGGACATATTCGACGCACTTATGGAGTCAGACAGGGTTTCACTTCTGGACCATGCTGCATACCTTGGAAAGGAACTATACAAGGCAGAACTATCGATAAAATTTAACCGCAGTTTTGACCAGGACGGACATTTTTAA
- a CDS encoding PHP domain-containing protein, protein MLKCDLHVHTNFSRDGESSVEDVLKRAEKAGLDAIAIVDHDTVEGAQYAKTLGGSVLVIPGIEVSTKQGHLLVMGVDKPVPAGLDFYETVRIAREAGGLLILPHPYHQCRHGVARKVKNAIEVVDAVESFNSRYIVGSANKKAGIKARFFGKPCVAGSDAHNCRFVGYGVTKIEAEKNVPSILAAIKAGKTEPGGKMTPLRSYTRQSLKNTKRKIIRRVHRR, encoded by the coding sequence ATGCTGAAGTGTGATCTGCATGTCCACACCAATTTCTCCCGAGACGGTGAAAGCAGCGTAGAGGATGTGCTTAAAAGGGCGGAAAAGGCAGGCCTTGATGCGATAGCAATCGTTGATCACGATACTGTCGAAGGTGCGCAGTATGCAAAAACTCTCGGTGGGAGTGTTCTTGTAATTCCGGGAATAGAGGTCTCCACAAAGCAGGGTCATCTTCTTGTTATGGGCGTAGACAAACCGGTCCCCGCCGGCCTTGATTTTTATGAGACTGTCAGGATTGCAAGGGAGGCGGGTGGTCTTCTGATACTTCCGCACCCGTATCACCAGTGCAGGCACGGGGTTGCGAGAAAGGTAAAGAACGCAATAGAGGTGGTCGACGCTGTTGAGTCGTTCAACAGCAGATATATTGTCGGATCAGCCAACAAAAAGGCCGGAATAAAAGCCAGGTTTTTCGGGAAACCGTGCGTTGCCGGAAGTGATGCGCACAACTGCCGATTCGTGGGATATGGTGTAACGAAAATTGAAGCGGAAAAAAATGTTCCGTCAATTCTTGCGGCTATAAAGGCCGGAAAAACGGAGCCCGGTGGAAAAATGACCCCTCTTCGTTCATATACAAGGCAGTCACTTAAAAACACGAAAAGAAAAATTATACGCAGGGTTCACAGAAGATGA
- the truA gene encoding tRNA pseudouridine(38-40) synthase TruA produces the protein MRIAFEVSYIGTDFCGSQQQPGKRTVLGEIIRCLSELNLFSSEKKDAHIVFSGRTDRGVHARRQILAFNTDFPERAVAAANKKLPPDIRFKGYCMVSESFSPRFDARSRTYRYYFPTDVPGISYDVSLMKDVAVLFKGEHNFMSFSKSFGKDPKRVILSSKVSVDDDFLVYEICGYSFLWNMVRCISYCLDSAGKKEMTLDTVKNALDNPSGNRFPAAPPEGLILWDVDCGIEFTPVNLHEKSILFSKELARSSSQLKKMSFVW, from the coding sequence ATGAGGATTGCCTTTGAGGTCTCTTATATCGGGACTGATTTCTGCGGTTCACAGCAGCAGCCGGGAAAAAGAACTGTTCTCGGTGAAATTATCCGCTGCCTTTCTGAACTAAACCTTTTTTCCTCTGAAAAAAAAGACGCTCATATAGTGTTTTCCGGGAGGACGGACCGGGGCGTCCATGCAAGACGACAGATTCTTGCTTTCAATACCGACTTTCCTGAAAGGGCTGTTGCCGCTGCGAACAAAAAACTGCCGCCTGATATCAGGTTTAAGGGCTACTGCATGGTTTCCGAATCGTTCAGTCCGCGTTTTGATGCCAGAAGCCGTACATACAGGTATTATTTTCCCACAGATGTCCCCGGGATTTCATATGATGTTTCCCTTATGAAGGATGTGGCGGTACTTTTTAAAGGAGAGCATAATTTTATGTCTTTTTCAAAATCTTTCGGAAAAGACCCGAAAAGGGTTATTCTCTCGTCAAAAGTTTCTGTTGATGATGACTTTCTGGTATATGAAATCTGCGGGTACTCTTTTCTGTGGAATATGGTCCGCTGCATTTCGTACTGCCTTGATTCTGCGGGAAAGAAAGAGATGACTCTCGATACGGTAAAAAATGCACTTGACAACCCTTCCGGGAACAGGTTTCCTGCAGCACCACCGGAAGGTCTGATTCTATGGGATGTTGACTGCGGGATAGAATTTACGCCGGTAAATCTTCATGAAAAAAGTATTTTATTCTCAAAAGAGCTTGCAAGGAGCAGTTCACAGCTTAAAAAAATGTCTTTTGTCTGGTAA